A portion of the Sphingobacteriales bacterium genome contains these proteins:
- the dut gene encoding dUTP diphosphatase — protein sequence MKLKIVNTSDNPLPVYETTGSAGLDLRAQLQEPVMLKPLQRALIPTGLYIELPDGYEAQVRPRSGLALKKGVTVLNSPGTIDSDYRGEIKVIMINLSNETTVINTGERIAQMIISKYEKVQLKEVDELNETERGEGGFGHTGVK from the coding sequence ATGAAGTTAAAAATTGTAAACACATCCGATAATCCGCTACCGGTATATGAAACGACAGGATCTGCCGGACTGGACCTGCGTGCACAGTTGCAGGAACCGGTTATGCTGAAACCTTTGCAGCGTGCATTGATTCCAACAGGACTGTATATCGAACTGCCGGATGGCTATGAGGCGCAGGTGCGCCCGCGAAGCGGGCTCGCGCTGAAGAAAGGCGTTACGGTATTGAATTCACCGGGAACCATAGATTCGGATTACAGGGGCGAGATAAAGGTCATCATGATTAATCTGTCTAATGAAACCACCGTCATCAATACCGGTGAACGAATAGCACAGATGATCATCTCCAAATATGAGAAAGTGCAGCTGAAGGAAGTGGATGAATTGAATGAAACCGAACGCGGTGAAGGCGGCTTCGGTCATACCGGTGTCAAGTAA
- a CDS encoding tetratricopeptide repeat protein — MNRRQYFISVLFLSYLLIGYGAVALAGKKKKEGNSVQVSSAPITKKDVEEQSVFIEGMQAYLLGNTQDAAAKFNEVLRRDSKNHAAYYLLAKIAFETGNMDKVIEYAQNAIRYDPNNEYYYQYLAEAKAEKNDFEGASKVYDLIVKLNPKDYDYYYDWAYMLSKAGKLKEAVDVYNQLEQKTGVSEELVFQKQPLLLKMGKVDECIKDVEKLIKLYPDDTRYVGLIGEIYESYKMYDKAIGVYKGMLVTDTNNAYAMMALAEMYRKNGNIALHDEWVQKIFNNKNINIDAKILTIIPYIEKLARDSSLKTEVMKMADMLVALHPNDVKAITARADVLYNVGSKKEAQGEYIKAVNMSDVPSTVWIQLYILNAELEDYDNLIVYSKIGIEKNPDDPFGYFYNAIANQQKKYHKEAASVLLTAFAMQQKSPNAAVTPQLSLQMLILLGDISFELRDYDRTDSSYEAALEIDPNNATVLNNYAYYLSERNIKLEKAERMSKKSNLLVDNNSAFIDTYAWIMYKMKNYSEALDWIEQAMVLPDSKERAELLTHYGDILFKSGQTEKAIEQWKRAIEKGGDKEALESKIKAGI, encoded by the coding sequence GTGAACAGAAGACAATATTTCATTTCAGTTTTATTTTTAAGTTATCTCCTGATAGGATATGGAGCGGTGGCATTGGCAGGAAAGAAAAAGAAAGAAGGCAATTCCGTTCAGGTATCTTCGGCCCCGATAACTAAAAAGGATGTGGAGGAACAATCTGTCTTCATCGAAGGGATGCAGGCATATCTTTTGGGCAACACACAGGATGCTGCTGCCAAATTCAACGAGGTGTTAAGACGCGACAGCAAAAACCATGCAGCCTATTATCTGCTCGCTAAGATTGCATTTGAAACTGGCAATATGGATAAGGTCATTGAGTATGCGCAAAATGCCATCAGGTATGACCCAAACAACGAATATTATTACCAATACCTCGCGGAAGCAAAAGCAGAAAAAAATGACTTTGAGGGGGCGTCTAAGGTCTATGACCTAATCGTAAAATTGAATCCCAAAGATTACGACTATTACTATGACTGGGCGTATATGCTATCCAAGGCCGGCAAGCTGAAAGAAGCGGTAGATGTATATAATCAGCTGGAACAAAAGACAGGCGTTTCGGAAGAACTCGTTTTCCAGAAACAACCGCTTCTTTTAAAAATGGGGAAAGTGGATGAGTGTATTAAAGATGTGGAGAAACTGATAAAACTGTATCCGGATGATACCCGATATGTCGGCCTGATTGGAGAAATCTACGAGTCGTATAAGATGTATGATAAGGCGATAGGGGTATATAAAGGAATGCTTGTAACAGACACGAATAATGCATATGCGATGATGGCACTGGCGGAGATGTACCGGAAAAATGGAAATATTGCATTGCATGATGAGTGGGTGCAGAAGATATTCAATAACAAGAATATCAATATCGACGCTAAGATTCTGACCATTATCCCGTATATCGAAAAGCTGGCAAGAGACTCCTCTTTGAAAACGGAAGTCATGAAAATGGCAGACATGCTGGTTGCGTTGCATCCGAACGATGTAAAAGCGATTACTGCCCGTGCAGACGTGTTGTATAATGTGGGCAGTAAAAAAGAAGCACAGGGCGAATACATCAAAGCCGTCAACATGAGCGATGTACCGTCAACCGTATGGATTCAATTGTATATCCTGAATGCAGAACTGGAGGATTATGATAATCTGATTGTGTATTCCAAAATAGGAATCGAAAAGAATCCGGACGATCCATTCGGCTATTTTTATAATGCGATTGCTAACCAGCAAAAGAAATACCATAAAGAAGCGGCATCGGTTTTGTTGACTGCCTTTGCTATGCAGCAGAAAAGTCCAAATGCTGCTGTGACGCCACAGCTTTCTTTGCAGATGCTGATTTTGCTCGGCGACATATCTTTTGAACTCAGGGATTACGACCGCACGGACAGCTCGTATGAAGCAGCGCTGGAAATTGACCCCAATAATGCCACCGTATTGAATAACTATGCCTATTACCTTTCCGAAAGAAATATAAAGCTGGAGAAAGCGGAACGCATGAGCAAGAAGTCCAATCTTCTGGTAGATAATAATTCCGCATTCATAGATACATACGCGTGGATTATGTACAAAATGAAAAACTACAGTGAAGCTCTTGACTGGATAGAACAGGCCATGGTACTGCCGGATTCTAAAGAACGGGCAGAACTCCTGACGCATTACGGCGATATTCTTTTTAAATCCGGCCAAACAGAGAAAGCGATCGAACAATGGAAAAGAGCCATTGAAAAGGGTGGCGATAAAGAGGCCCTGGAAAGCAAGATAAAGGCAGGAATATAG
- a CDS encoding oligosaccharide flippase family protein, protein MSIVKKLAGDTAAYGVSSILARLINFLFGFLIIKYISQAEFGTYTNFYAYAGFVLVVLTHGMETAFFRFVNKEQNKEDAFTTAFFSIFTVVVAFVIIGYLFRQPIADYVKEPVLYVQFFIWMMAFDALAAVPFAGLRGQGRPILFAGLKVLNILLFILFNVLFFMVLPEMGYELSVTRVSYIFIANIIASVCTFLLLLGQFRQLRGRLDKELYKKMLHYAMPIMLVGFAGMINEVLDRIIMTRLLPYDDLTNKEQLGIYGFNYKFAMLVTMFLQAYRFAAEPIFFRHAEKSDSKSVLAATMKYYTICVCVLFLLITLFMPLIQSLFILYSPKSEAYFVGVGIVPILVMANICLGIYFNISTWYKITDKTYVGAVIAFVGALITIVMNVILVPKIGYWGAAWATLVCYVSMVLIGYITEQKYYPIPYDYKRILFYLLFAVVLFLFLQYLILPLQFPLWLNTTAAAVMLSFYVFSAWHLEKKR, encoded by the coding sequence TTGAGCATCGTAAAAAAACTAGCAGGTGATACCGCGGCCTATGGCGTCAGCAGCATTCTGGCGCGGCTGATCAACTTTCTGTTTGGTTTCCTGATCATCAAATATATCTCGCAGGCGGAGTTTGGTACCTACACCAACTTTTATGCGTATGCCGGGTTTGTATTGGTGGTGCTGACACATGGCATGGAAACCGCCTTTTTCCGCTTTGTCAATAAAGAACAGAATAAAGAAGATGCGTTTACTACTGCCTTCTTTTCCATTTTTACGGTAGTCGTGGCATTTGTCATCATCGGATACCTCTTCCGCCAGCCGATAGCCGACTATGTGAAAGAGCCTGTTCTGTATGTGCAGTTTTTTATATGGATGATGGCATTTGATGCGCTGGCGGCCGTTCCTTTTGCAGGTCTTCGCGGGCAAGGCAGGCCCATCCTGTTTGCCGGATTAAAGGTGTTGAATATTCTACTGTTTATTCTCTTCAATGTCCTGTTCTTTATGGTGCTTCCTGAGATGGGATATGAACTTTCTGTTACCAGGGTATCATACATTTTTATCGCGAATATCATAGCGAGCGTTTGTACATTCTTATTATTGCTCGGACAGTTCCGCCAGCTGAGAGGAAGACTCGATAAGGAATTGTATAAAAAAATGCTGCACTATGCCATGCCGATTATGCTGGTGGGGTTTGCCGGTATGATTAACGAAGTGCTCGACAGAATCATTATGACCCGCCTGTTGCCGTATGATGACCTGACGAACAAAGAACAACTCGGCATTTACGGCTTCAACTATAAATTTGCCATGCTGGTCACCATGTTTCTGCAGGCATACAGATTTGCGGCGGAACCTATATTTTTCAGGCATGCGGAAAAATCGGACAGCAAGAGCGTGCTTGCGGCTACCATGAAATATTATACCATCTGTGTCTGTGTCCTTTTCCTGCTCATCACCTTGTTCATGCCGCTGATACAGTCTTTGTTTATCCTGTATTCGCCTAAGTCGGAAGCCTATTTTGTCGGAGTGGGCATCGTTCCGATTTTAGTGATGGCGAATATTTGTCTGGGCATTTATTTCAATATTTCCACGTGGTATAAGATCACGGATAAGACATACGTAGGTGCGGTTATCGCTTTTGTCGGCGCACTCATCACGATTGTTATGAATGTTATTTTAGTGCCGAAGATCGGCTACTGGGGTGCTGCCTGGGCCACGCTGGTCTGCTATGTTTCTATGGTGCTTATCGGTTACATTACCGAGCAAAAATATTATCCCATTCCGTATGATTACAAAAGGATTTTATTTTATCTGCTGTTTGCCGTCGTTCTTTTCCTGTTTCTGCAATATCTCATATTGCCGTTGCAATTCCCGCTGTGGCTGAACACGACGGCAGCCGCCGTAATGCTGAGTTTTTATGTTTTTTCGGCCTGGCATTTGGAAAAGAAAAGATGA